TGGTTCCAGTACATGGACTTACACCTATGATGCCAGCGGCCAGTTTGTTGGCAGTACATACTCTGATGGCATCACTACCACCTGGTACGATAGTAATGGCCAAATTATTGACCAAGTGTCTTCAGACGAGACTGCCCCGGCACTGCAGACCAGCACGCCGCAAGACGATGCGCTTGATGTTGCGGTCAACAGCGATATCATCCTGACCTTTGACGAAAGCATCCTGGCCGGTAGCGGCAATATCGTCATCAGCGACGGTCTGGGCGATGTGCGCACTATCGATATCAACGACGGCAGTCAGGTGAGCTTTGGCTACAGCAAGAACGGCACGACCAATACCGTCACCATTAACCCGACGGAAGATCTGCTGGCGGACAGCAATTATTTCGTCCAGCTGGATGCGGGCGTCGTTACGGATTTGGTCGGCAATGCCTTTGCTGGCGTGAGTGACGAAACCACGCTGAACTTTGTGACAGCGGCGCCTGATACGACTGCCCCGGCACTGCTGACCAGCACTCCGCAAGACAATGCGCTTGATATTGCGGTCAACAGCGACATTACCCTGACTTTTGACGAAAGCATCCTGGCTGGTAGCGGCAATATCGTCATCAGCGACGGTCTGGGCGATGTGCGCACTATCGATATCAACGACGGCAGTCAGGTGAGCTTTGGCTACAGCAAGAACGGCACGACCAATACCGTCACCATTAACCCGACGGAAGATCTGCTGGCGGACAGCAATTATTTCGTCCAGCTGGATGCGGGCGTCGTTACGGATCTGGTCGGCAATGCCTTTGCAGGCGTGAGTGATGAAACCACGTTGAATTTTGGTACAGTTGCGCCTGATGCGATAGAACCGATACTGCAGATCAGAACTCCGCACGGCAATGATATTGAAATCCAGGCCAACGGTGATGCTGCCCTGGCCGCGCCGGTTATCCGCATTGCCTTGGCAGTCCCTGCTGTTGCCAATCCGACAGCGGAGTTTAACAGTAGAAGTCCATTGGGTAATAGAGATTCATTGGAATTGGGCAACGGAGGTTCATTAGAGGTGTATAGAGATACTGATGATAGGTCTTTATCCATTGAAAATGATGCAGTTCCTGAAAATCCTATCACCTTTGTAGGGGTGACTGATATAGCTGGCAGCCAAGCCGATGTTTTATATTCAGTGTAGGAAGGTTTAAATTTATCATAATTGAATTGAGTCTCTGTATAAGACCAGACTCAACAAGAATGATATTTTTTAAACGTGCATGATAAAAATACCCATCAGAAGGCAAAATCCTGATGGGTATCTTTCAGTCACCTTGATGAAAAGGAGTGATAGTGGTGACATCGGTTGTTTCAACGGTTTCGTTGTCAGATGTTTTGAAAAAGGTTGTAGGTTGGCTGCAAGCAGGGCAATTTGAAAAAGCGGAAACATTATGCCAGCAAGTAAATGCAAAGCATCCGAATCATCCGGATGCTTTGCATTTACTCGCTATTATTTACGCGCGAACACGGCGTTATGAAATAGCTAATGAGTATTTCATTAAAGCGATAACCAGTGCTCCCAAGCGCGCTGACTTCTATGGAAATTATGGTAATGCATTATTGGAGCAGGAGCGTATCAATGATGCTGCAAAGTATTGCAAATATGCCTTATCGTTGGATGACACCCGCTCGGAAGTGTACAACACGCTAGGCAATGCTATGTACAGAATGGGTAAGATAAGTGATGCCATTGACTGTTATCGCAAAGTGATCGATTTGCAGCCAGGCAGTCCAGAAGCTTATAACAACTTAGGGCAGGCTCTGAAGGAACAACATAACGCCGCTGAGGCACAAAAATGCTTTCGTAAGGCGTTAGAGCTACGGCCTGATTTTGATAAAGCGGCTTCTAATCTAGCTGAAGTTGACCCGATATGGCTTGAATCACTCTATGGGAAAAGGATTTGTCTAAAACGTTTTTGTGAAGATGATGCCGCGTATCTGTGGCGCTGTTCTCAAAATCTTGAGTTTATGGCGCTATACAACTGTTTTATTCCTCGCAACAAGGACCCAGAAACTTTGGCTTTAAAACTTCGAGAAGAGGAGTTGATTCATCCTTGTCGAAAAAAGTCGATGAGCTGGGTTATTACCAGGACATCTGATCCGCACTCCAAGCGTTCCATAGGCATTGCTAATCTTGTTGATATTCAAATGGATCATAGAAAGGCCGAGTTTCTGATTGGTATTCCAGATCCTGCAGATCGTAATGGCTCTATTGGCGCAGAGGCTACCCTTTTAGTAATGGATTTTGCGTTTAATAAAATTCGCCTTAATAAATTAGTGACCTTCGTATACAGCTACAATTTGGCATCTCAGAAAAACACTTTAAAAATAGGTTTTAACCAGGAAAGTTTTTTTCGGCAACACCTTTGGCAGCCTGAAACCGAAGCGTTTATCGATGTGTACGGTAACGGCATGACGCAAAATGATTTCCGCATGAACAAGCGAGTGGCTAAGCTCTCACAGCGATTGTTGGGGAGAGATATTACTCGGGTATAAAGTCCGGGATTCAGTTCATAAAGTCGTTCACAAAGGAAATGAGCCGGAGCGTATATGCAGGGCTTATATGTGGAATTTTAGAAATCTCATATTTTTCTATCAAGAGGAAAGGTTGATATCTTTATTTGTTATTCAATTACGGTAAGACGATTAAGCGTAAGGCTCTGTCAAGTGATCAAGAAAGTCAGATGAGCTGAGATATGACTAAACAATAATTTTTTATATCCAGTCTAAATTTAAAGATACCATTTGTAGAATATTAATATTTTTCTTTCGCTATACATGTTTTTAGAAATTAAAATTTCGGTTATGAATTATGATAAGTGATTATTAAAAAGTAGCGTTTTAATTGCAAAGAAGAAGTTATTTATTTGAGAAGCTATATAATTTAAGGAGATATTATGAACAATGAATTGAGTACAAAAGCGCTTGACGACTTACTTGAGGTTCAAAAAAAACAAATTGCAGAACTGGTTATTCAGCAACGAAATCAAATGTCTTCCATACTAAAGCAACAACAGATTCAGATAGAAAACGTAAAAAGGCAACATGAAATACAAATGGAAAGCCTTAATAGACATCATCAGATTCAAATAGAGAATTTGAATAAAAACGCCAATTCTTCTCTAATGCAGGAAGTCAGTTCGGCAAGCACTCATTGATTAAAGCTGCAGGAGTGAGGATGTTGTAGAATTCTACGTCACAAATTGCTGTCATATGAAGGTTCGGGCCTGATTTGGCAGTTTCTGGCTTTCTGGAAACGTCTGTCAGGTTAAGTTTGGGGTAAAAATTATCGCTCCATATGGATTTGCCAACGTGCAAGTTAGCTGTTGATATCAATCGCTGCTCCTTGCTCTGATAGGCCCATTCATTTTTAGTGATTGTTTGAATGCAAGATATTATTATCATTAGATGTAATCACTCAATAAAGCTCTCCAGCGTCAAACCTAACAAGTTTCTGCCCGCTCGAATCACTGCCTAATCTAACGGCCAGAATAAGATCCAGCGGGCTGCTCGGTATCTCTGTCTCTATGCTGGCATGAATTTTAGTAGTAAAATTGGTTTTTTAAGTGCCATAAGGCACCGCTCAGTTAGCTGTTCTGCCAGTCGCTCCGACAGCACAGGCATATCACGGGTGTTTGCACTATCGATCGAGACTTTCCACACCTGGGCATTGACTGCAGTCCGTATGCAAAAAACTTCCCTACTTCATATTCCCAACAGTGTAAAAAACGTTTGAAATTCAAATCCGTTCAACGACTATTGGTTAAAAATTTCATTGTTTTTATCGGCTAGTTTCGTTCCGCTATTCATCTGTGCTCAGGATGGGCAGAGATTTTGTTGGATTTTTATGAAATGTCGACAGAACCTAAACCATTTTCTCCTACCAGAGGTATCTAATGTCATTTGAACAACTCGGTTTAACCGAGGAACTCCTTAAAGCTGTCGCCGATCAAGGCTATGCCACGCCTACACCTGTTCAGCAGCAGGCTATTCCCTTGATTCTGGAAGGGCGCGATGTGCTGGCCGGTGCTCAGACGGGCACCGGCAAAACGGCAGGTTTCACGCTGCCTTTGCTGCAGCGTTTAATGGCGCATTCAATGCGGCAGCAAAAAACGCGTCCCGTGCGTGCGCTGATCCTGACGCCGACGCGCGAGCTGGCTGTTCAGGTCTACGAGAGCGTCAAAACTTACGGCAAATACTTGCCGCTTCACGCACAAGCGATTTACGGCGGCGTCAATATCAACTGGCAGACGCGCAATTTGCGTAGGGGCTGCGATATCGTCATCGCCACGCCTGGGCGCTTGATCGATCATGTACAGCAGAAAAACGTCGACCTGTCGAAAGTGGAAATGCTGGTGCTCGACGAGGCCGATCGCATGCTCGACATGGGATTCATGCCCGATATCCGCAAGATTATCTCGTGGATGCCTGCTGACCGCCAGAATCTCCTGTTTTCAGCCACGTATTCGAACGAGATAAAAGCGCTGGCTGCGTCAGTGCTGAATGATCCGGTCGAAGTTGAAGTCGCAAGGCAAAATGCCACGGCGGACACTATTACAGAAAAGGTTTATGGCATCAATCGCGAGTACAAACGGGAGCTGCTGTCCTATCTGATCGGCAGCGGCAACTGGAAGCAGGTTCTGGTTTTTGTGCGGACCAAACATGGCGCGGACAGGCTGGAAAAGCAACTGCAAAAGGACGGCATTCGCGCCGGAGCCCTGCACGGCGATAAGACGCAAGGCGCGCGCAACAAGGTGCTGGAGTATTTTAAAACCGGCAAGGTCGCCGTACTGGTTGCGACCGACATCGCCGCGCGCGGCCTCGATATCGACCAGTTGCCGCATGTGGTTAATTTCGATTTGCCGCAGGTGGCTGAAGATTATGTGCACCGCATTGGCCGTACCGGGCGCGCCGGTTCAAGCGGCGAGGCGCTGTCGCTGGTATGTCCCGAAGAAGCCTATCTGTTGGCGGAAATAGAAAAACTGCTGAAACGTCAGATCCCACGCGTTGCCGACACCGGCTATGAGCCTGTATCGTTAAAGGTTGTCGATATGCCCAAAAAGAATGCGCCGAATAAAACGACCGGTAAAAAAGATTACCGTCATAAGAAAAGCACCGACAGGCGCCAGGCCAGACCCGGCAACAGTGCCGGCAAGGGAGCCAGAACAGGCGCAAGAGGCAAGGCCAAGGCCGCGCGATAAGCGCTAGCCCTGGACCAGTATCCAGGGTTTGACCACGACGGCCCAGACCTGGGCATCCGTTTCAAACCAGCTGAGGGCCTGCTGATCCGATACCAGACCCACTTGGCTGTTTTGCAGCCATTGCTCGACCTGGGCCTTGTTGTCCATTGAGAACTGATAGGCCACTTCAACCAGATCCAGTTCCGGCGCCACATAGACGGCCGTGCCGTTGGCGAAGAAGCGTTGCAGTTCTCTCCAGGCTATCTGCGAGGTTTCCAGGTTGACTTTCTCCCTGGCCAGATCGGTTTCGGCGTGATTCATTAAAGCGTTCTCTTGGTTGTATTTCGGTTATGTGTTTATTGACACATTGAATCGGAGCATTAGAATGCGAGGTTGCTGTATCAATGACCATAATTATAACCCACTAGATGAGGAGATAGGCGCATGTCGTTATTCGGGGCATTTGCAAAAAGAGCTAAACTGAATTCAGCCATTAAACAGACAGCTGAGGCGCGTAAAAGCGAAGCCGGCAAGGCTGATCAATTGTTTAAAAGAGTCTATCAGGGCTATGCTGAAGTCGTAAGCGACCATCCCATGCTTGCTGAGGCCTTGTACAACTGGGGATTTGCCTTATTGCACCATGCGAAACTGAAATCTGACGAAGAAGCCGCCGCTCTTTACCAGGAAGCCATATCGAAATTTGCTTTTTGTCTGACGCTTGAGCCTCATTACCTAGGCGCGGCCATAGACGGGGGCGTGGCTTATATGGATCTGGCCCGCGTTAAAGGCGTCAAGGCCGAGGATCACTTGTATGATATGGCTGAAGAGCAGTTTGAAAAAGCCAATGCCATTCAGGCTGGATCGGCTTCCTACAATCTGGCCTGTATTTATGCTTTACGCAACGATGAAACCGCTTGTCTGAATGCCTTGGAGGATTCCAGAGACAGAGGCAGCTTGCCTAGCGTTGATGACGTAATGAATGACCCGGATATCGCAGCTGTCAGAGAACAGGGCTGGTTTGTTGAGTTCATGGAAGCGGTGAAGGCAAAAAAAGAAGCGGTACCTGAAGAGCCAGCGGCCCCTGAAACTAAGGCTGGCGAAGAACTTCCGGTTGAAGAAGAGGTTAGAATGGAGGGGCATGAGCCTCCTGCCAAGGAAGAGACGCCTGCAGAAGAGGAAGCAAGCAAGGAAGAATCCCCCTCTACTGGCGAAGAAGCCAAATAATCGTTCCAGAACCCCGACATAAGGCGTAAGACATCGCTTACGTCTTATGCGCTGCCTTTTATCGGCCTGCTTGATAGCAGGCCGCTAACAAAGCTTGCATTTTGGCCCGGCCTAAACGGCGCGTCAGTTCGATATTGCGCTCGGGAATATTTTCAGGATGCGGGTAGGCGGCCACGGCTCGCTCAATGCTTTCTTCCCGTATCAGGTGCAGCATCGGATAGGGTGACCGGTTGGTATAGTTGGCGGAGTCATCCGGCGCCGAGCCGTCAAAGCAGTAGTCGGGATGGAAGCTTGCCAGCTGATAAATGCCTTCATAGTCCTGCTCGATCAGCAAACGCTCTGTGATGTCCAGATAGTCCAGATAATCGTCGAAGCTCGATAGAGCCTCCGGATAAATCAGCAGTGTGGTTTCAATGCCGTCATCGCTGTCCAGCCGCTCGCATTCCTGTATCAGCTGCTCCAAGAAATATTCAATGTCCATCGTGCGATTGACAATGTAATAAATGCTGCCGCGATCCCATTCGCGTTTGGCGAAAGGGCAAATACTGTAACCGATGATGAATGATTTCACCCAGGCTTGAGTGATGCTGATGACTTGCTGATCGGTAAGTAATTTAGGCATTATTCATTGCCGCTCATGGTTTGCGCGTGGTTTTCATTGGTTTTTTCGATTTTTGAGAACACCCGGAGAATATCGGTAGCCGACAATATGCCTACCAGTTTGTCTTCTTTATTGACGACCGGCAGTGCGCCGACTTTGTTATCAGCCATTAAGGCGGCAGCTTCTGAGGCATGGGTGTCGGGCGTAACGGTCAATACGCCGCGGCGCATGATGTTCTGCACCTTTTTAGGAATTACATGCATTTCGGTAACGCCCGTCTCAATGACGCTGGAGTTGTTTTTGGGGCCAAGTGCCTTGTACAGATCGCGGTCGGAGACAATGCCGATCACTTTGCCTTTTTTAACGACCGGCAAGTGGCGGATTTTTTCATAGTGAATCAAGAAAAAAGCCCGATCAATCAGGTCCTGTTGTTCGACGGTAAATACTTTTGAGGTCATCAATTCTTTAACACGCATCGAATTTCCTCCTAAAAGATAAGGATTACAGACAAGAATAGGGATTCAGGCGCATTTTTACAAGAGATTTAATGGGTTGTGTTATAAAATAGGCAATTCTAATTTTATCTGGCCACAAAACAGTGATCGGTTTGTGGCGGCACATTTGGAGAATTTATGCGCATCATCCTTTTAGGGAGCCCCGGTTCAGGCAAGGGAACTCAAGCTCAGTTTATCACTGAAAAATACGGCATTCCGCAGATTTCCACCGGCGATATGCTCAGGGCGGCAGTACGGGCAGGCACACCTCTGGGCGTGGAAGCTAAAAAGGTGATGGATGCCGGCGGCCTGGTTTCCGACGATATCATCCTAGGGCTGATCAAGGAGCGCATTGCTCAATCCGACTGCACCAACGGTTTCCTGCTGGACGGTTTTCCGCGCACGATTGCACAGGCCGAAGGGCTGGAAGCCATGGGCGTGACCATCGATACTGTCATTGAAATTGTCGTTGCCGATGAGGAAATCGTCAAACGCATGGCCGGCCGGCGCGTACACTTACCTTCAGGTCGCACCTATCATATCGAATTCAATCCACCCAAAGTCGATAATGTCGATGATATTACCGGCGAGCCCTTGATTCAGCGTGATGATGACAAAGAAGAAACTGTGCGTAAGCGTCTCAGCGTTTATCACGAACAGACCAAACCGTTGGTTGGCTATTATTCTGCCGAAGGCCGCCCGGTCAAGTTCGCCTCGATCAGTGGTGTTGGATCGGTTGAAGACATTACTGCCAAGGTTTTTGAGATTTTAGGCTGAGCAGTCAGAACAATTCATATTAATACAGCCGTCCGGGCGGACGGCTTAACCCTACCCGAGAGTTATGCCAGGTAAAACTTTATACGACAAATTATGGGAAGACCACGTCGTTTGTACTCAGGACGATGGTTCTTCGCTGATCTATATCGACCGCCATTTATTGCACGAGGTTACATCTCCGCAGGCTTTTGAAGGTCTGCGGATGGAAAGCAGAAAGCCGTGGCGGCAATCCCGCAATCTTGCCGTGGCCGATCACAACGTGCCGACGACCGACCGCCATAAAGGCA
This is a stretch of genomic DNA from Methylobacter sp. YRD-M1. It encodes these proteins:
- a CDS encoding GNAT family N-acetyltransferase, whose product is MVTSVVSTVSLSDVLKKVVGWLQAGQFEKAETLCQQVNAKHPNHPDALHLLAIIYARTRRYEIANEYFIKAITSAPKRADFYGNYGNALLEQERINDAAKYCKYALSLDDTRSEVYNTLGNAMYRMGKISDAIDCYRKVIDLQPGSPEAYNNLGQALKEQHNAAEAQKCFRKALELRPDFDKAASNLAEVDPIWLESLYGKRICLKRFCEDDAAYLWRCSQNLEFMALYNCFIPRNKDPETLALKLREEELIHPCRKKSMSWVITRTSDPHSKRSIGIANLVDIQMDHRKAEFLIGIPDPADRNGSIGAEATLLVMDFAFNKIRLNKLVTFVYSYNLASQKNTLKIGFNQESFFRQHLWQPETEAFIDVYGNGMTQNDFRMNKRVAKLSQRLLGRDITRV
- a CDS encoding DEAD/DEAH box helicase, which codes for MSFEQLGLTEELLKAVADQGYATPTPVQQQAIPLILEGRDVLAGAQTGTGKTAGFTLPLLQRLMAHSMRQQKTRPVRALILTPTRELAVQVYESVKTYGKYLPLHAQAIYGGVNINWQTRNLRRGCDIVIATPGRLIDHVQQKNVDLSKVEMLVLDEADRMLDMGFMPDIRKIISWMPADRQNLLFSATYSNEIKALAASVLNDPVEVEVARQNATADTITEKVYGINREYKRELLSYLIGSGNWKQVLVFVRTKHGADRLEKQLQKDGIRAGALHGDKTQGARNKVLEYFKTGKVAVLVATDIAARGLDIDQLPHVVNFDLPQVAEDYVHRIGRTGRAGSSGEALSLVCPEEAYLLAEIEKLLKRQIPRVADTGYEPVSLKVVDMPKKNAPNKTTGKKDYRHKKSTDRRQARPGNSAGKGARTGARGKAKAAR
- a CDS encoding DUF2288 domain-containing protein, whose protein sequence is MNHAETDLAREKVNLETSQIAWRELQRFFANGTAVYVAPELDLVEVAYQFSMDNKAQVEQWLQNSQVGLVSDQQALSWFETDAQVWAVVVKPWILVQG
- a CDS encoding TPR end-of-group domain-containing protein, with product MSLFGAFAKRAKLNSAIKQTAEARKSEAGKADQLFKRVYQGYAEVVSDHPMLAEALYNWGFALLHHAKLKSDEEAAALYQEAISKFAFCLTLEPHYLGAAIDGGVAYMDLARVKGVKAEDHLYDMAEEQFEKANAIQAGSASYNLACIYALRNDETACLNALEDSRDRGSLPSVDDVMNDPDIAAVREQGWFVEFMEAVKAKKEAVPEEPAAPETKAGEELPVEEEVRMEGHEPPAKEETPAEEEASKEESPSTGEEAK
- a CDS encoding DUF1415 domain-containing protein translates to MPKLLTDQQVISITQAWVKSFIIGYSICPFAKREWDRGSIYYIVNRTMDIEYFLEQLIQECERLDSDDGIETTLLIYPEALSSFDDYLDYLDITERLLIEQDYEGIYQLASFHPDYCFDGSAPDDSANYTNRSPYPMLHLIREESIERAVAAYPHPENIPERNIELTRRLGRAKMQALLAACYQAGR
- a CDS encoding CBS domain-containing protein, giving the protein MRVKELMTSKVFTVEQQDLIDRAFFLIHYEKIRHLPVVKKGKVIGIVSDRDLYKALGPKNNSSVIETGVTEMHVIPKKVQNIMRRGVLTVTPDTHASEAAALMADNKVGALPVVNKEDKLVGILSATDILRVFSKIEKTNENHAQTMSGNE
- the adk gene encoding adenylate kinase gives rise to the protein MRIILLGSPGSGKGTQAQFITEKYGIPQISTGDMLRAAVRAGTPLGVEAKKVMDAGGLVSDDIILGLIKERIAQSDCTNGFLLDGFPRTIAQAEGLEAMGVTIDTVIEIVVADEEIVKRMAGRRVHLPSGRTYHIEFNPPKVDNVDDITGEPLIQRDDDKEETVRKRLSVYHEQTKPLVGYYSAEGRPVKFASISGVGSVEDITAKVFEILG